The Nostoc cf. commune SO-36 genomic sequence CTAGAACCTAACAGCAGTTGCATTTGTAGCTTGCTATTTGATTTTAGTGAAACTGCTGCTTTGTTTACTGAGGTAGCTGCAAATGTTGGTGTAAGTATAGTTGGAGGCACTGATGACAATGGTGATGGTTGAGATGTCAAGTCAGTGATGACTTCATCAGCCGATTGGTAACGTTTTTGGATATCTAGTTGCAACAATTTATCCAAAATTTCACCCAACTCTGTAGACACAGAAATACCGTCCCTACCTGGACGGTTCAAATATTGCCGCCAAGACTGAACCCAACCATAACCCTGCTGTATCCACAGTTGAGATGGGCGAACCCCAGTCAGAAGATGAAAACAAGTCGCCCCCAAACTAAATAAATCACTCGCTGGGTAAGCTTTTCCATCTTGCATTTGTTCAAGTGCAGTGTAACCGTGTGAGCCAATAACAGTGCCCATCTTAGTCTGCACTGTTGCTGTTAGCTGCTTAGAGGCTCCAAAATCAATTAGTACTAATCGCCCGTCACTTTGACGGCGAATAATATTCTGTGGTTTGATATCCCGATGAATCACTCCGCGCACATGGATAAACTTCAGCACAGGTAATAAATCTAGCAAAAATGTGCGAATCTCTATTTCGCTATAGCTTCCCAGCGTCTCCCATTCCTTAAGCAAGTTTTGCCCATTGATAAATTGCTGTACTAAAAACAAATAGTGATTTTGCTCAAAATAAGCCAATAAGGTGGGAATTTGCGGATGTTCTCCGAGTTCTTGCAGTCTGCTCGCTTCTTGTTTAAATAGCTCAATAGCCTTTGTTAGTGGCCCAGTTCCCTGAAGTTTTGGCGCGAATTGCTTAACAACACAGCATTCATTCAGTTTGTGTACATCTTGTGCCAGATAGGTTCTACCAAATCCGCCCTCGTCTGACAACAGCTCAGTGGGACGATAGCGACCTCCAAGTAGGGGTATCAATTCCGCTTTACAATTGTGGCAAGAGGTGTTTTTATCAGGATTTAGGGGTTTTTGGCAATCGGGATTCACACAACAGAGCATACTGGGAATCCATTTAACTTGAGGTATATATTCATCTTAAGTCATGTAGTATAATCTCTCTTGTTAGTTAATATCACTGGATACTATACAAATTCCTAATTTCCTTACCTCATCAGGGATTCAACTGAGAACTGGTGATTAGGACAATTTTCATAGAGACTCAACCCCTATAGAAATTGCGAAAAACTCTTTCCCAGTAACCAGTCCCGAAGCTAACATTCCTCCCGAACAAGCTCTAAGTTTCTTCGCGTAGCTTTATTGTAGAGAAGTTGCCAGGTAATGGGCGCGACCCTTTGAAAAATTTAGATAACTTGTAAAAAGTTGTGCTTGAGCGATGCCTTTTAACTCATTGATAGGCGTTAACTCTGCTTAGGGATTACATCTGTGTATGGCATTTAGTCAGTTTCCAAAAAAATCTAGGCAATAATCCGAAAAGCAGCATTTCCAGTTTGTAGTTCAGTATATACCTACAAAACCAAGATTTACCCTAGTAATCTTAATTGAAAATGTAATTTTCTCGATTTAATTGTAGGCAAGATTTAGAGCGTGTGTAATGTACGATTTCAATTGATAACAGTCGATGCCTTTGGCACACCGCTAAGGTGTCTACGCTAAATTTTTCAGTCTACATAAGAAGTTAGATTTATTTGCTGCGGTAAAACAGCAGCTAGGATTACAATTTTCTCTTACTGAAAACAAACCCATCAGCAAATTTAGGAGCGTAATTATGCTATTAGAAAATCAAACCTATCGCCGGAAATTAAGTAACGTTTTAATTTGTTGCATGAGTAGTGGTTTGTTAATCACAAGTAATGTGCTTCCTATCAATGCTTTAGGAAGACCTCAAAATTATCAAAACTTCCTAATTGCCAAATCACCAGATGAGAGACAACCAGAAGCAGTAACAAAAGCAATTGAGCAAATTCCTGTTTCTCAAGCGTCAATAGCTCCAAGACGCAAGATATCTATTCAGTCGCCAATACAAACTCGTCGCATAGCGTCTAACAGCGAAAATTCGCAGCGAACTTCCAACTCTTCAAGTGATAGTTCGACTCCTAGATCATCTGGACGTAGGGCTTCTAACTCAAATTCTAATCGTTCCAATAGTACTGCATCTAGATCATCTGGAGGTAGAACTTCTAACTCAAATGCTTATCGTTCTAATGCTGGTTCCGGGAGAGTTCGCAAGTCAAGTTCTAATGTAGCTACACGGAACCAAAATATCGACAATTCAGCGCCTTCTTCCTCCGCTACACCTACTTACAAGGAAATTAACTTTGTAGATGTTGCATTAGGTATTCTGAGTAAGCGTGACTTTAAATCTGAAGGTAGATATTTTCATTTCTATGAGTTTCAAGGTAGAGAAAATCAATTAGTCCAAATTAGGCTAATTGGCAGTGAGGATACACGCAGAACCAATAACTTGAGTTTAAAACCCTTATTGTTTCTGCATGATCCTGATAATAATATCATCGTCAAAAAAGGCGCTTTTGATAAAAGCAGTGGTGGCGATGATGCATTCATTTTTGCACGATTACCGAAGAATGGCATTTACAAAATTGCAGTTACTAGTCAAAATACTGGGGATACAGGGCGCTACAGTTTGGCTCTCAGAAATGACAGAGCTAGCTATACTGTAGATGAATTAGGTCAATTAAGTGCCAAAAGCTCAACTATAAAACAAAATGGCGGCGCTTACAATATTTCTAATTTTCAAGGCAAGAAAAATCAACTAATAAGTATTCGTGTAGATAGTATTGATGAAGAATTTTCTCCTTATGTAGCTTTGCTGAATTCTCAAGGGAAGATGATCGCTATTGATAAAGACAAAGACAAAAATGGTGTATACAGTGCTTTACTTGACCGAGCTAGGTTGCCTGAAGATGATACTTACTATATTGTTGTTACTTCCAAGAATCCACAGGAGCGCGGCCAATACAGATTGACTATCTTCTAATAATTTAGGTTATTTGAAACTACCGCCTTATAGGTAGCACAGATGTGCTACCTTACTGAGACAAACGCCAAATCTTAATAGTGTTGTCTTCACTACCGCTAACAAGGGTTTTGTCATCAGGACTGAAGGTAACTGATGTCACGGTGTTGGTGTGCCCTGCTAATGTGAGAATTTCTTCTCCTGTGGCTGGATTCCACAGTTTGATGGTGCGATCGCGGCTACCACTAGCAATCATTTTACCATCGGCACTGAAGGCTACAGTTGTAACGGTGTTGCTATGTCCCGCCAGTGTGCGAATTTCTCTGCCAGTAAGTAGATTCCAAAGTTTGATGGTGCGAGCGCGGCTAGCACTAGCTAAAGTTTTACCATCTGGGCTAATAGCCACGGTTGTCACTGTTTGAAAATTTCCTTCTAGTGTGCGAATAGGGTATCCTTTTGTCAAATTCCAGATTTTGATTGTCTTGTCAAAGCTGCCACTAGCAAGGATCACACTGTCGGGACTGATGGCTATTGAACGCACCCAGAATGTATGTCCTGCTAGTGTCCGAATTTGCTCTCCTGTAGCTAAATCCCAAATTTTAATGGTGTTGTCATCACTACCAGTAACTAGTGTCTGGCTATCAGCACTGATAGCTAGGGCATGAACTGAGTCAGAATGCCCTGCCAAAGTGCGAATTTGTTTTCGCGTTGCTAAATTCCAGATTTTGATGGTGTTGTCATCACTGGCACTAACCAGAAGTTTCCCATCTGGACTAATCTTTATGACATTCACCTGCTGAAAATGCCCGTTGAGTGAAGAGATTTGTTTGCCGGTTGCCAGATCCCAAAGTTTGATTGTGCGGTCGCCACCACTGCTGGCAATGGTTTTACCATCGGGGCTGATGGCAACAGATAAAACTGAGTTTTCATGTCCTGGGAGGGTGTTTACTAAGGAAACCTTACCCAAGATAATCTTTAATGGTTGGGCTAAAAGCGCCTCATCTTTGCCAGAAGTATTGTGCTGACTCAGCCTTGAGACTAAGCTGGTCTGAATCCGGCGAAAATGTTTATACCAAGATTCTCCAAACCCGAACAACATAATCAAAGCACTTACCAAGATTAAAATTCTCAGTAAGGGATAACTTTTAGGTAATGATGGCGCTCTAGTTGGTGGTATTTTCCCAGACGATTTACCTGCTGGTGGCAATGCCAGGAGTTGTTTTGGAGTCAAGTCTCTGAGAACTTCATCGGCTGACTGGTAACGTTCATAAATGTCTTTTTTCAAAAGCTTGTCGATGACAAAATCCAATTCAGGATTTAATGGACTCCGCAAATATTCCCGCCAATTACTCACCCAGGCATACCCAGATTCCATCCACAACTGAAAGGGAGAATTTCCCGTTAGCAGATGAAAGCAGGTAGCCCCCACACCGAACAAGTCGCTGGCGGGAAAAGCTTTACCATCTCTAATCTGTTCTAGGGGAGAATAACCATGTGAACCAATGGATGTGCCAGATTTCTGCTGAACTTTGGCGGTGAATTGCTTTGAGGAACCAAAATCAATCAGGCTTAATCGCCCATCACTTTTATGGCGGATAATATTTTCTGGTTTGATGTCTCGATGAATTACTTTGCGATCGTGGATAAATTTGAGGATGGGCAGCAAATCTAGCAAAATAGATTGAATTTCCCTAGCGTTATAAGCCTTGCGCTGTTGTAACTCCTTTAACAAATTATCCCCGTTGATAAACTGCTGCACCAAATATAGGCAACCGTCTTGCTCAAAGTAAGCTATTAAAGTTGGAATTTGGGGATGTTCCCCAAGGTCTTGTAATCGCTGCGCTTCTTCAGCAAACAACTACATCGCCTTTTTTTGCGACCAAGTTCCTTGGAATTTTGGAGCTAATTGCTTGACAACACACCGTTCATTGAGTTTATCTACATCTTCTGATAGATAGGTTCTGCCAAATCCCCCCTCATCTGAAAGGACTCGGATGACACGGAAGCGATTTCTTAAAAGTGACACCAACGGGGTGCTACAACTTTGGCAAAACTTCTTTCCATTGGGATTCAGGGGATTTGAGCAATCGGGATTTAAGCAGCAGATCATGATCTGACAGGCGCGACTGCATGACAACTTAGACTAAGTTTGCCCCGAATTTTCCCTTAAGAATATTGACTCTCGCTGACTTGTGGTAGAAAACCCTGTTTTGGGGATTGGGGAATTACTTATATGGTTAGCGTTTGTAAATAGTAGTCAGTCTTCCTCATCTGTGGAAAACTACGAGAGCCATAAGATTAATTATTCTCTCGATTATATAGTAATCTGAATAAAAATATTTTTAGAAACTGTTAAACCTAGTAATTCTGCTTGTATATTGATAAGTGGTAACTGGCTAAGTATTAAAGATAAATCCTGATTAATTAATCATTACTGACTAGCAAATATAGTTAAAATACATACTAAATTTGTTTTGCCTATTTTAACTCGACTATAATTAATTATTTATTTGATACTTCCGATAAAAAAGGATTGAATTTAACTGTGCTACCTTATTTCTTTAAATCTT encodes the following:
- a CDS encoding serine/threonine-protein kinase, whose translation is MLCCVNPDCQKPLNPDKNTSCHNCKAELIPLLGGRYRPTELLSDEGGFGRTYLAQDVHKLNECCVVKQFAPKLQGTGPLTKAIELFKQEASRLQELGEHPQIPTLLAYFEQNHYLFLVQQFINGQNLLKEWETLGSYSEIEIRTFLLDLLPVLKFIHVRGVIHRDIKPQNIIRRQSDGRLVLIDFGASKQLTATVQTKMGTVIGSHGYTALEQMQDGKAYPASDLFSLGATCFHLLTGVRPSQLWIQQGYGWVQSWRQYLNRPGRDGISVSTELGEILDKLLQLDIQKRYQSADEVITDLTSQPSPLSSVPPTILTPTFAATSVNKAAVSLKSNSKLQMQLLLGSSILVLGLGGVWYLQTRPHTMSEYSPPISRPIPPEKSVPENSFLPKSLKGHSSDVNSVAFSPDGITLGSASDDKTIKLWKLASGEEIRTLQGHSTWIWTVTFSPDSKTLASGSADKTIKLWNLETGKLIRTLEGHSDGVASVAFSPDGKTLASGSASKDKTIKLWNLETGKLIRTIDGHTNGVSSVVFSPDGKTLASGSWDRTIKLWNLETGKLIRTLEGNAESILSVAFAPDGVTLASGCGDKTVKLWNLETGKLIYTLKGHNDKVNSVAFLRSTSPNGVTLVSGSSDKSIKLWNPVTGKEIRTLETGSGYIYAVAISPDGQTIAGGGSGENILKIWQMIQ
- a CDS encoding peptidase, whose product is MLLENQTYRRKLSNVLICCMSSGLLITSNVLPINALGRPQNYQNFLIAKSPDERQPEAVTKAIEQIPVSQASIAPRRKISIQSPIQTRRIASNSENSQRTSNSSSDSSTPRSSGRRASNSNSNRSNSTASRSSGGRTSNSNAYRSNAGSGRVRKSSSNVATRNQNIDNSAPSSSATPTYKEINFVDVALGILSKRDFKSEGRYFHFYEFQGRENQLVQIRLIGSEDTRRTNNLSLKPLLFLHDPDNNIIVKKGAFDKSSGGDDAFIFARLPKNGIYKIAVTSQNTGDTGRYSLALRNDRASYTVDELGQLSAKSSTIKQNGGAYNISNFQGKKNQLISIRVDSIDEEFSPYVALLNSQGKMIAIDKDKDKNGVYSALLDRARLPEDDTYYIVVTSKNPQERGQYRLTIF